A stretch of Candidatus Nanogingivalaceae bacterium DNA encodes these proteins:
- a CDS encoding GspE/PulE family protein — MTLLTNDIQDRLAKLLVEEGLVQESKIELAIKEAGLNNQSLMSYMIEHKLLDNEILVHATSHVSGIPYVNLENTTIPQETLDLINVDIAERNMAVPIAEVQGRIAVAMLDATNIQAVDYLSSLIQRPLKVFMASQNSIKHVLDQYKTDLSGVDALAENVDAQKQAEAESKRQVQTIVQDSPISKALNTILEYAVRAKASDIHIEPLEKSLKIRCRIDGVLREIMNLPKAIEPALISRIKILSNLKIDEHRIPQDGQFAVAVGGKEVDLRIAISPVVWGEQVVIRLLDKTGNSFNLEDMGYAGRALRTILKGISAPNGMVLTSGPTGSGKSTSLYALIKKIKDDSVNIITLEDPVEYKMDGVNQIQVNAEVGLTFAAGLRSILRLDPDIVMVGEIRDGETANLAVQAALTGHLVFSTLHTNSAAGILPRLIDMGIEPFLIASTVNTIIGQRLVRRVAPKRNTYQSSPLQTQSIIETVGHLLPKTPEEVERVSADLGYKNLPLANQKSYTLVKGRDTPQTPGGYQGRAGLYEVMEVTEEIQQLIIKHATSHEVQKVAMQQGMITMRQDGYLKALTGITTIEEVNRVASDSA, encoded by the coding sequence ATGACATTACTAACCAATGATATTCAAGATAGGCTTGCAAAACTCCTTGTAGAAGAGGGGCTTGTTCAAGAATCTAAAATTGAGTTGGCTATTAAAGAGGCTGGTTTAAACAATCAGTCTCTAATGTCGTATATGATTGAACACAAACTTCTAGATAATGAAATTCTTGTTCATGCAACTTCTCATGTCTCTGGAATTCCATATGTAAATCTTGAGAATACAACAATTCCGCAAGAAACACTTGATTTAATAAATGTTGATATTGCGGAAAGAAATATGGCCGTGCCGATTGCGGAAGTACAGGGAAGAATTGCTGTGGCGATGCTTGATGCAACAAATATTCAGGCCGTCGATTATCTTTCGAGTTTAATTCAGCGTCCATTAAAAGTATTTATGGCGAGCCAAAACTCCATTAAGCATGTTTTGGATCAATATAAAACCGACCTTTCAGGCGTGGATGCTCTAGCTGAAAATGTTGACGCGCAAAAACAAGCCGAGGCGGAATCGAAACGTCAAGTTCAGACGATTGTTCAAGATTCACCAATCTCAAAAGCGTTAAATACGATTTTAGAATATGCGGTTCGTGCAAAAGCGTCCGATATTCACATCGAGCCACTCGAGAAATCTCTAAAAATTCGCTGTCGAATCGATGGCGTTCTGCGTGAGATAATGAATCTTCCGAAAGCGATTGAGCCAGCTTTGATTTCACGAATTAAAATTCTTTCGAATTTAAAGATCGATGAACACCGAATTCCGCAAGACGGTCAGTTTGCTGTGGCAGTTGGCGGAAAAGAAGTCGACCTTCGTATCGCTATCTCTCCAGTTGTTTGGGGTGAGCAGGTAGTGATTCGTTTGCTCGATAAAACAGGTAATTCATTTAATCTTGAAGATATGGGTTATGCTGGTCGAGCGCTTCGAACAATCCTAAAAGGAATCTCGGCACCAAATGGAATGGTTTTGACCTCTGGTCCAACAGGTTCTGGTAAGTCAACATCGCTTTACGCCTTGATTAAAAAAATTAAAGATGATTCGGTAAATATTATTACACTTGAAGATCCGGTTGAGTATAAGATGGATGGAGTTAATCAAATTCAGGTGAACGCCGAAGTTGGCCTAACTTTCGCTGCTGGTCTTCGTTCGATTTTGCGTCTTGACCCAGATATTGTGATGGTCGGAGAAATCCGTGACGGTGAGACTGCGAACCTAGCCGTACAAGCAGCACTTACGGGACACTTGGTTTTCTCGACATTGCACACTAACTCTGCTGCTGGAATTCTTCCGCGTTTGATTGATATGGGAATCGAACCCTTCTTAATTGCTTCGACGGTGAATACGATTATTGGTCAGCGTTTGGTACGTCGGGTTGCGCCAAAAAGAAACACTTACCAATCTTCGCCACTTCAAACACAAAGTATTATTGAAACCGTTGGCCATTTATTGCCAAAAACGCCAGAAGAAGTTGAGAGAGTTTCTGCCGATCTTGGTTATAAAAATCTACCGCTCGCAAATCAAAAATCTTATACTCTTGTGAAAGGTCGCGATACGCCACAAACACCGGGTGGATATCAAGGTCGTGCAGGTTTGTATGAGGTTATGGAGGTGACAGAAGAAATTCAGCAGCTGATCATCAAGCACGCAACTTCACATGAGGTTCAAAAAGTTGCGATGCAACAGGGAATGATTACGATGCGCCAAGACGGTTATCTCAAAGCATTAACAGGAATCACTACAATAGAAGAAGTAAACAGGGTTGCGTCTGATAGCGCATAA
- a CDS encoding type IV pilus twitching motility protein PilT, producing the protein MNQNLRIEILLEEIVRKNASDLHLQVGLPPMMRLDGVLTAFPGYNPLNAEEVERLVFAILDDDQQKILIKDKEFDFSFAFGDLGRFRVNAFHERGNLAASLRLIPNQIKTIAELGMPPVIQSFADFPRGLVLVTGPTGSGKSTTLAALIDKINNEKAQHIITIEDPIEFTHKSKRSAIVQREVHYDTYSFSAALRSALRQDPDVVLIGEMRDLETISAAITIAETGHLVFATLHTNSASQSIDRMIDVFPPHQQPQIRSQLANIIQGICAQRLVPAIGGGRVVAAEVMVANPAIRNIIREGKSHQLDTIIQTGGDQGMQTMDRTLVKLVQSGVVTYDDAREFAVDLVEFERLMRG; encoded by the coding sequence ATGAATCAAAATTTAAGAATTGAAATTTTACTTGAAGAAATCGTTCGAAAAAATGCGAGCGACCTTCATTTACAAGTTGGTTTGCCACCAATGATGCGTTTAGACGGTGTTTTGACGGCATTTCCAGGGTATAATCCGCTAAATGCTGAAGAGGTTGAACGGTTAGTTTTTGCTATTCTTGACGATGATCAACAAAAAATCTTGATCAAAGATAAAGAATTTGACTTTTCTTTCGCTTTTGGTGATCTTGGTCGTTTTCGTGTGAATGCTTTTCATGAGCGCGGAAATTTAGCAGCTTCATTGCGTTTGATTCCAAATCAAATTAAAACAATTGCTGAGCTAGGTATGCCACCAGTTATTCAATCTTTTGCGGATTTCCCACGAGGATTAGTTTTGGTTACAGGTCCAACAGGTTCTGGTAAGTCAACAACTTTGGCTGCATTGATCGATAAAATCAATAACGAAAAAGCTCAGCACATCATTACAATTGAAGACCCAATTGAATTTACGCACAAATCAAAACGCTCTGCAATTGTTCAGCGTGAAGTTCATTATGATACATATTCATTCTCGGCCGCACTTCGAAGTGCACTTCGTCAGGACCCGGATGTTGTTTTGATTGGTGAGATGCGTGATCTCGAAACTATTTCTGCAGCGATTACAATTGCTGAAACTGGACACTTAGTATTTGCAACTCTTCACACCAACTCCGCTTCGCAATCTATCGATCGTATGATCGACGTTTTCCCGCCACACCAACAACCTCAAATTCGTTCACAACTTGCAAACATTATTCAAGGAATTTGTGCTCAACGGCTTGTGCCTGCGATTGGCGGTGGTCGAGTTGTTGCGGCTGAAGTTATGGTTGCAAACCCTGCAATTCGAAATATTATTCGTGAAGGTAAATCTCACCAACTTGATACAATAATCCAAACTGGTGGAGATCAGGGAATGCAGACAATGGATCGTACGCTTGTTAAACTTGTGCAATCTGGTGTAGTAACTTATGATGATGCGCGTGAGTTCGCAGTTGATTTAGTTGAATTTGAAAGATTAATGAGAGGCTAA
- a CDS encoding type II secretion system F family protein, producing MKKFSYKVKDKVTGKIVKGEISADSKRAAGKALIDQGYILQDDIYEVGQENPLNRFLNRITTKDKIVFTRQFATLIGAGLPLAQALRTISEQTENKKMRSVIDEILASVESGSSLKDAFSKFPEVFDKVYLALIAAGEMSGTLDESLRRIATQQEKDAAMMSKIRGALTYPIIVLVVIALVMAFMMVQVVPQVKQLYKDMHQTLPMATEILIGISDFMINFWWLVIIIAGIGGYFFRQYLKTEPGIKFAANFKLNVPLFSPLFRKLYMARFTRTGQLLLSTGVQMLDMLNICGDAMNNVVVKKSVDDAAKLVQGGKSLSESLKGKDYILDMVPQMINIGEQSGKIDEMLGKTAQVYEDELDEQIKAISTLIEPILMVVMALMAGGLIGAILFPIYSLVTKV from the coding sequence ATGAAAAAATTTTCTTACAAAGTAAAAGATAAAGTTACTGGAAAGATTGTTAAGGGTGAAATTTCGGCAGACAGCAAGCGCGCTGCCGGAAAAGCCTTGATTGATCAAGGGTATATTCTTCAAGATGATATCTATGAAGTTGGTCAAGAAAATCCGTTAAATCGATTTTTAAATCGAATTACAACTAAAGATAAAATTGTTTTCACTCGTCAGTTTGCCACTCTGATTGGTGCTGGTTTGCCACTAGCCCAAGCTCTTCGAACAATTTCAGAACAGACTGAAAATAAAAAAATGCGTTCAGTTATTGATGAAATTTTAGCTTCTGTTGAGAGTGGCTCGAGTTTGAAAGATGCTTTTTCGAAATTTCCAGAAGTGTTTGATAAGGTTTATCTTGCCTTGATTGCTGCCGGTGAAATGTCGGGAACGCTTGACGAATCTCTTCGCCGTATTGCAACACAACAAGAAAAAGATGCTGCAATGATGAGTAAAATTCGGGGAGCTTTAACTTATCCAATTATTGTGCTTGTAGTTATTGCGCTCGTGATGGCTTTCATGATGGTTCAAGTTGTGCCACAAGTTAAACAGCTCTATAAAGATATGCACCAAACTTTGCCAATGGCGACAGAAATCCTTATAGGTATTTCAGATTTTATGATTAATTTTTGGTGGCTTGTCATTATTATCGCTGGTATTGGTGGATACTTCTTCCGTCAATATCTTAAAACTGAACCAGGAATTAAATTCGCTGCGAACTTCAAATTGAATGTTCCGCTATTTAGTCCGCTTTTTCGAAAGCTTTATATGGCTCGATTTACGCGAACTGGCCAGCTTTTGCTTTCAACTGGCGTTCAAATGCTTGATATGTTGAATATTTGTGGCGATGCGATGAATAACGTTGTTGTTAAGAAAAGTGTTGATGACGCCGCTAAGCTCGTTCAGGGTGGTAAAAGTCTTTCTGAATCACTAAAAGGCAAGGATTACATCTTGGATATGGTTCCACAAATGATTAATATTGGTGAACAATCTGGTAAAATCGATGAAATGCTTGGCAAAACAGCTCAAGTTTATGAAGACGAACTAGACGAACAAATTAAAGCAATTTCAACTTTGATTGAACCTATCTTGATGGTTGTAATGGCATTAATGGCCGGTGGTTTGATTGGTGCAATCTTGTTCCCAATCTACTCATTGGTTACAAAAGTTTAA
- a CDS encoding prepilin peptidase, translating to MENFLLSLCFGALGTVFGSFAVAQVWRLRAKQLQDEKASGEKIDAVEWKKLRSLVSVSPKNDRSHCLNCGYQLKWYDLIPIISWLSLGGKCRKCRSKIGATEFLAEVSMFALFVIIFLVFSPLSGTGFSLFGLFRLLILFLAFIPLAIMFIYDAKWSLLPTKVIWIFNFLAFIYWITAFANTTNGFNLFSIFNIAISMALFPLVYFVLAKISKEEWVGGGDWILAIGLIFLLPNQPIFAMLLLFLSNFVGLIFALLQSILQFKKVKRGIRIPFGPAMILATLILLIFQQFLLIFTSFIM from the coding sequence GTGGAGAATTTTCTATTAAGTTTATGTTTTGGGGCGCTCGGTACTGTTTTTGGCAGTTTTGCTGTAGCTCAAGTTTGGCGGTTACGTGCCAAGCAGCTTCAAGATGAAAAAGCTTCTGGCGAAAAAATCGACGCCGTCGAATGGAAAAAACTCCGCTCGCTCGTTTCGGTTAGCCCAAAAAATGATCGTTCGCATTGTTTAAATTGTGGCTATCAACTAAAATGGTATGATTTAATTCCGATTATCTCTTGGCTTTCACTTGGTGGAAAATGCCGTAAATGCCGCTCAAAAATTGGTGCAACTGAATTTTTAGCTGAAGTTTCAATGTTCGCGCTTTTTGTAATTATTTTCCTAGTTTTTAGTCCATTATCTGGTACAGGATTTTCGCTTTTTGGATTATTTAGGCTTTTGATTCTGTTTTTGGCGTTTATTCCGCTCGCAATTATGTTTATTTATGATGCAAAATGGTCGCTCCTACCGACTAAAGTTATTTGGATTTTTAATTTTCTTGCATTCATTTATTGGATAACAGCATTCGCTAACACCACAAATGGTTTTAATCTTTTCTCGATATTTAATATCGCAATCTCAATGGCGCTTTTTCCACTAGTTTATTTTGTGCTAGCCAAAATTTCGAAAGAAGAATGGGTTGGTGGTGGCGATTGGATTTTAGCGATCGGTTTGATTTTTCTTTTACCAAATCAGCCAATCTTTGCAATGCTTTTATTGTTCCTTTCGAATTTTGTCGGTTTAATTTTTGCGCTGCTCCAATCAATCCTGCAATTTAAAAAAGTTAAACGGGGAATAAGAATTCCTTTTGGCCCAGCTATGATTTTGGCTACATTGATTTTGTTAATCTTCCAGCAATTTTTATTAATTTTTACAAGTTTTATTATGTAA
- a CDS encoding prepilin-type N-terminal cleavage/methylation domain-containing protein → MKTQKGDTLVEVLLAMAVFAVVMMIGLSAMNNGMSRALASLQLTMARNTMDSQAEALRFANAAYISEFRSDGGAVTSAAARVWQEQLTKGAKGAATRLADCKRDDANAFVLSRSDLSYHSNGITNAVTYPRIAYGDDADSNAITNSNTDYKRAEGIWVEKVHLANTNYYDFHIRACWSAPGSNVNTTLGTIVRLYDPASK, encoded by the coding sequence ATGAAAACTCAAAAAGGTGATACACTAGTTGAAGTTCTTCTTGCTATGGCAGTTTTTGCTGTAGTAATGATGATTGGGCTATCAGCAATGAATAATGGAATGTCACGAGCTTTAGCAAGCTTGCAACTAACAATGGCACGCAACACAATGGATTCACAGGCCGAAGCTTTACGCTTTGCAAATGCAGCATATATTTCAGAATTTCGTTCCGACGGGGGAGCTGTAACTAGTGCGGCAGCTCGGGTTTGGCAAGAACAGCTAACTAAAGGAGCGAAAGGCGCAGCTACTCGACTTGCCGATTGTAAACGGGACGATGCGAATGCATTTGTGCTATCGCGTAGTGATTTATCTTATCATAGTAATGGGATAACAAATGCAGTAACCTATCCGCGAATAGCTTATGGAGATGATGCGGATTCAAACGCAATCACAAATTCAAATACTGATTATAAGAGGGCTGAAGGTATTTGGGTTGAAAAAGTTCATCTGGCTAATACAAATTATTATGATTTTCATATCCGTGCTTGTTGGTCTGCACCGGGAAGCAATGTTAATACAACACTTGGAACGATTGTGAGG